The Candidatus Desulfofervidus auxilii DNA segment GTATTAGGATTTTCTATTTCTCGAGGTAGTAAACTCGCTGCCCAAGCTGTAGAAAGGTTATTACCTATCCTAGAAAGTCTTATTGTTTCTACTCAAACTCTTGATGGATTGAAGAAAATGGGTATTAAGACATTGGTAAAGGGATTACCACTTAAGGTGGATAGTCCAAAGGTAGAGTTCCCAAAGGAGAGTTATAATTTTGTCTCTATTGATGATATATTGTCTAAAGTTCGATCTCCCCATAATCCCAGATTTATCTCACGTAGTTTAGTTTATGACTTGAATGACAATAATATCTTAGTCATTAAAATATTAAAAGAAAAACAACACCCTTCATCATTGTTAAGGGAAGGATATTGGATTAAATATTTAAATAAACTCAAAACAGAGGGACATTTCACAGATGTCAGATTTGATATACCTCAATTATTAGAATTTTGTGGTGGTTATGTAATAAAACTCACTAATATTCCTATAAGAATCCCTAAAGAGATAAAACTTCACCCAGATAAATATGCCATTTGTTTTGTAATTTCCAAAGAATATTTCTGCTATCCTAACGAAACCCAGCCTGAAAGGGCCTTATCCTGGCAAGAGATTAAAGAGGTAATGGCCCGATGTGCATATTTGCTAGGCTATCTTACCTCTTTGGGTATTATTCATACAGAGGTAATTCCTTTATTCCATAATAGAATTCAGATAGGGAGAAGGTTTGATAGGGGTTTATACAGATGGCAATTTAAAGGAAGATTGGATAGATGGCTTGTTTCTTGCGACTGGCCTAATTTTGGAAAAACAGGGATAAGAGATTTTGAACATATTATTTCTTGGGGTGAGAAACCACCAGTAGGATATCAAGATCGGTCAGGATTGTATCGTTTTATAGGAAATCACTTGTTAAGTTTGTTTCTGGTCACAGGTAGTTACTTCAGAAACAGAAAAAGAGAAATGACAGGCTGGGACCATAAAGGGAATCCTGTGGATGCTCGAAATCTATTTAATAAGTCCCTTTTTAAAGAAATAATTCAAGCTATTTTGTTATCTTATTATAAAGGATTTGTGGGAAAAGAATATTTAGAAAAATTTCCTTTTGATTTAGACAATCTTATCCAAAGAGCCATTGAAGAGATGGGAGTAGATAGGCATATGGAAGAAAGATTAAGGATAGAGGACCAACAAAGGATGTCTGATGAAGAATTCAAGGAATTCCTGATAACTAAAGGATATTCTGGAGAAGAAATAAAAAGATTTGTCAAGGGAAAGGAAGATATAATCTTACTCAGTGGTCCTCATTTAGGGGGATTTAATGAATTAATATCTTTGCCTGAGATGATTGATGCTATAACTATATGGGCAGCGTTATGTATAATTGGTAAATATAAAAATGGTTTCTGATTATACTAGATTTCAGGAAATTCAAGGTTTTGACTTCTTGATTGAATGTTTCTTTAAGTAGGGATGACAGTCCTCCATGAAGTCAATAATGACCGAGCTAAGGGGTCAATCTTAAGTGAAGATTGATATTTGTTTTTCTAATTGACACAGGAATAATTTCTTTGTATTTTTGGGCAATGTCAAAAAAGCTCCCTCTTTCAGTAATAATTATTACCAAAAATGAAGAAAAATTAATTTCTGCTTGTTTGGAAAGTGTTAGCTTTGCTGAAGATATAGTAGTTTTGGATGCAGGCAGTGAAGATAATACCACAGAAATTGCCAAGTCCTTTGGCTGCAGGGTATTTGTTGAAGAATGGAAGGGATATGGTCCACAAAAACAAAGTGCTTTGGAAAAGACTTATCACAAGTGGGTTTTAAGCCTAGATGCCGACGAAAGAATACCTCCTGAAACTGCCCAAATTATTTCACAAATAATTCAAGACCCAAAGGCCCAAGCTTACAGTTTCCCTCGCAAAAATTTCTTTCATGGAAAATGGATAAAACACAGTGGGTGGTGGCCAGATAGGGTGGTAAGACTGTTTGATAAAGAGCATGGAAAGTTTGAAGGCATAGTTCATGAGACATGGGTTACAGAGGGTAAAATTATTGAATTAAATGTTCCCATAGAGCATTATAGTTATCAAAATTACTCTCAAATGCTTAAAAAAATGAATGAATATTCTTCCACTAGGGCTAGGGAACTCTATGATAAAGGCATTAGGGTAAATCTTCTTACCCCATTTTTACATGGAGGTTGGATGTTTATCAGGAGTTATTTCTTGAAATTAGGCCTTCTTAATGGGTTGGATGGTTTTATAATTTCATTCATAAATGCCTGTAACTCATTTTTTAAATATGCAAAGCTGTTAGAAATGCAAAAAACCCCAGAAAGACAATATGAGTGAGACATTATGAAAATTGCTTTCATTAAAAGAAAATTTTCATTTTACGGAGGAGCAGAGCAAGATTTGCAAAAGGTGATGATAAATTTAGCGCAAAGGCATGAAATACATTTACTTACTTCTTTGTGGGAAGAGTCTACAGCTTTTAAAATCCACAAAATTTCTTCTTTAGGAATTGCACCTGACTTCATTTTTGCTCAAAGGGTGAAACAATATTTAAAAACACATCCCTTTGATGTTGTAGTCAGTTTTGAACGAACATGCAGTCAGGATATATATCGGGCATCGGATGGTTGCCACAAAAAGTGGCTTGAACAAAGAAAGTTTATTGATGGATATTTAAAGTGTCTAAGTTTTCGTTTTAATCCTCATCATTTAACTATCCTTTTTTTAGAAAAAAAGGCGCTTAAAACTTCAAAAAAAATCATTACTCTCTCCCAAATGGATAAAAGAGCATTTAAAACATTTTATGGTGAGGAAATTGCTAAAAAATGCACAGTTTGTTATAATGGAGTTGATTTAAAACGTTTTTTCCCTCCTAGCTTAGAAAAAAAGCAAGAATTCCGAGGTCAATTAGGTCTGGAAGATAAAAAAGTATTATTGTTTGTTGGGAGTGGTTTTAAACGGAAGGGATTGTTATTTGTCTTGGATGTCTTAAAATGCCTGCCCAAAAAATTTGTATTATTAGTAGTTGGGAAAGGAAAGATAGGAAAAAAATTGTTAAGAGGATTAGAAAAAAGAATATATTTTTTGGGCCCTCAGAGAAAAATAGAAAGATTTTACCAATTAGCTGATATATTTGTACTTCCCACAATTTATGACCCCTTTGGGAATGCCATTTTAGAAGCCATGGCTTGTGGTTTGCCGGTAATTACCACAAATGCTAGTGGGGCATCAGAGATCATAGAAAATGGCAAAGAAGGTTTTATTTTAAATTTTCCTGTAAATTTAGAAGAATTTGCCTATTGCCTGGAAATAGCTTCTAAAAATCAAAAGATAATGGGAAAAAATGCTTATGAGAAAGCGAAACTTTTTTCTTTAGAAAAGGCCGTCAATGAGTTTTTGGAAGT contains these protein-coding regions:
- a CDS encoding SidJ-related pseudokinase; amino-acid sequence: MDNSYQLKKLEGFDLVEVISNPKTPCHIKQKAIRTLRNIIYKDRQLAWKIIEKLLPVLETFIIHPRDNDLQREALWLLGYVRNHLSIGIIENLIASPQTPPLLKEKALRVLGFSISRGSKLAAQAVERLLPILESLIVSTQTLDGLKKMGIKTLVKGLPLKVDSPKVEFPKESYNFVSIDDILSKVRSPHNPRFISRSLVYDLNDNNILVIKILKEKQHPSSLLREGYWIKYLNKLKTEGHFTDVRFDIPQLLEFCGGYVIKLTNIPIRIPKEIKLHPDKYAICFVISKEYFCYPNETQPERALSWQEIKEVMARCAYLLGYLTSLGIIHTEVIPLFHNRIQIGRRFDRGLYRWQFKGRLDRWLVSCDWPNFGKTGIRDFEHIISWGEKPPVGYQDRSGLYRFIGNHLLSLFLVTGSYFRNRKREMTGWDHKGNPVDARNLFNKSLFKEIIQAILLSYYKGFVGKEYLEKFPFDLDNLIQRAIEEMGVDRHMEERLRIEDQQRMSDEEFKEFLITKGYSGEEIKRFVKGKEDIILLSGPHLGGFNELISLPEMIDAITIWAALCIIGKYKNGF
- a CDS encoding glycosyltransferase family 4 protein, with product MKIAFIKRKFSFYGGAEQDLQKVMINLAQRHEIHLLTSLWEESTAFKIHKISSLGIAPDFIFAQRVKQYLKTHPFDVVVSFERTCSQDIYRASDGCHKKWLEQRKFIDGYLKCLSFRFNPHHLTILFLEKKALKTSKKIITLSQMDKRAFKTFYGEEIAKKCTVCYNGVDLKRFFPPSLEKKQEFRGQLGLEDKKVLLFVGSGFKRKGLLFVLDVLKCLPKKFVLLVVGKGKIGKKLLRGLEKRIYFLGPQRKIERFYQLADIFVLPTIYDPFGNAILEAMACGLPVITTNASGASEIIENGKEGFILNFPVNLEEFAYCLEIASKNQKIMGKNAYEKAKLFSLEKAVNEFLEVIER
- a CDS encoding glycosyltransferase family 2 protein, encoding MSKKLPLSVIIITKNEEKLISACLESVSFAEDIVVLDAGSEDNTTEIAKSFGCRVFVEEWKGYGPQKQSALEKTYHKWVLSLDADERIPPETAQIISQIIQDPKAQAYSFPRKNFFHGKWIKHSGWWPDRVVRLFDKEHGKFEGIVHETWVTEGKIIELNVPIEHYSYQNYSQMLKKMNEYSSTRARELYDKGIRVNLLTPFLHGGWMFIRSYFLKLGLLNGLDGFIISFINACNSFFKYAKLLEMQKTPERQYE